In the genome of bacterium, the window GCGCGGACTCGTGTCACCGGAGCAGGCGCGCGAGGAATACGGGGTGGTGCTCCGGGCGGATGGAACGGCTGTCGACCCGGAGGCGACCGGCTCTCTGCGGCGCACGATGGCGGCGGAGCGGTCTGTGCAGGCGGTCGATCGAGGCAGCATACGTCCCGGCCCGCCGCCGGGGAGGCTCGTCGAGGTCGACCCCATCCCCGGCCTCTAGCCCGGCCGCCGGCTCGGCGCGCGCGCAGCCTATAGGACTTGATTTCAAAGCCGTGGAATATGAGCGGGAGCACGCGTCCTTGGCTGCCGCGACCGCGGTACTTCATGACGTACATAGGCAAGGGGGAATGGTGATGCGACCCGGCCGCTTTCGTCTTGCGAGTGTTGCGATCGTGGCGCTGCTTGCGGCCGGGCTGGCGCGGGCGACGCTGGCCGGCGCCGCGCCGGATGTGAAACAGACCCTCGTCGTCGCGGTCTCCCGCGACATGCAAAACCTGGACCCCACAAACGCATCGTCGGACAGTTTCACCCTAGAGACCCTCACCAACGTCTACTCCTGGTTGATCGACTACAAGGTGGTCAAGCAGCCCAACGGGCAGACGATCGGTGCCGCCAACGAGTTCGTCGGCAACCTGGCGGAATCGTTCCGGCTGACGGACGGCGGCAAGAAGCTCCTCGTCACGCTGCGGCGGAACCTCAAGTTCTCGAACGGGGACCCGGTCGACGCGAACGCGGTGAAGTTCACCTACGACCGGCTGTTCGACCAGAACGCTACCACGGCGGCGCTCACGAAGATGGCCGAGGTCAGGACCAAGGACGCCGTGCGCGTCGTTGACGATCGGACGGTAGAGTTTGGGATCTCGGAGCCGAACACCCTGCTCCTGGGCAACATGTCACAGTACGGCCACTCCATCCTCAACCCGAACGTTGTGCGGCCGCACATGACGGCCGCGGATCCATCCGGCCACGAATGGCTCAAGTCCAACACGAAGGGCACCGAGACGGGGCCCTACGTCTTGGAGTCGTGGCAGCCGGGCGTGGAGTTCGTGCTGACACGCAACCCGAATTTCTGGGGGCCGCCTCCACGGATCGCCCGCGTGGTCTTGCGCATCGTCCCCGACCCCTCGGCGCGGCTCGCCCTGCTTAAGTCGGGCGACGCCGACATCGCGCGCGACCTCGCGCCGCTGGACGAGGTGCAGCTCCTGAAGGACCCGAACGTGACCATCTATCGCTTCCCGACCCGCATCGTGTCGTTCCTGGGGATGAACGCGAGCGTCGCCCCCTTCAACAACGTGAAGCTGCGGCAGGCGATCTCCTATGCCATCCCGTACGGTACGATCATCCGCAGCGTGATGGTCGGGTTCGCCCGCCCGCTGACCAGCCCGGTCCCGAGCGGGATGCCGACGCACACCGATGAGTTCTTCAAGTACAAGACGGATCCGGCTCGCGCCAAGGCGCTGCTGGCCGAGGCCGGCTTCCCGAGCGGGACGAATCTCACCTTTACGTCCCGCGCCGATCTCGCCGAATCGAAGAGCATCTCGGTCTGGGTGAAGAGCGCCCTGGCGAGGACGGGGGTCAACGTCACGATCAACGAGATGCCGGGCGCGGCGTTTACCGCGGCCCTGCAGAAGCACGAGCTGGTCTTCTTTCACCATCCCGGATGGAACTCGATCAACAACGACCCCTTCTATCACGTCTTCTGGCTGCTGAAGAGTAGCTGCTGCGACTATACCAACTACCACAACAAAGAGATCGACGATTTGATCACCAAGTATACGGTCTCGACCGACCTCAAGGCGCGCGCCGACGCGTCGCGTCGAATCCAGGAGATCGCCACCGACGAGGCGGCGTGGGTGTTCCTCTACCAGCCAGACCTCGTCCTGGCCACGCGAAAGAACGTCGGCGGCGTCGTCTACTATCCCGCGGACGTGCGGCTGCGTTACTATTATCTGACCAAGGAGTGAGGCCGCCCCACGCGCGCGCTTAGGCTCACCGCCCGCCGCGTCGCCCTCGCGCTGCCGGTGCTGCTCGGCGTCACCCTGGTCACGTTTGTCCTGACACGCGTGCTCCCCGGAAGCCCGATCGACCAGATCGCGGGCCCCATGTCCACCCCCGCGCAGCGGCAGGCGCTTATGGCCCACTATGGCCTCGACCGGCCGCTGTGGGTTCAGTATCTGGCCTACATCGGGGGCGTGGCGCGAGGCGACTTCGGTTTTTCCTTCACGACGAGTCACCCCGTGGCCCAGGACCTGGGCCGATTCTTCCCCGCGACCATGGAGCTGACGACGACGGCGATGGTCGTGGCGACTGTCGTCGGCGTGCCGCTCGGGGTGTTGGGCGCGGTGCGGGCCGGCTCCTGGATCGACCACTTGGTGCGCGTCGTCGCCGTCGCCGGGGTGGCGCTGCCGATCTTCTGGCTCAGCCTGGTCCTGATCTACCTTCTGTACTCGACGTGGCACCTGCTTCCGGCGCCGATGGGCCGGCTCAGCCCGCAGAGCGTACCGCCGCACCAGGTCACGGGGCTGCTGCTGGTCGACAGCCTCCTCGCCGGGGACGGCGCGGCGTTTATCGATGCCGTCCGGCACCTCGTGCTGCCCGTCGCCGTGCTGGCCTTCGCGGCCGTGGCGCCGCTGGCCCGCATCACCCGGACCAGCATGCTGGAGATATTGTCGAGCCCTCACGTCCGGGCGACGCGGTCGCTCGGCATTCCCGCCCGGCGCGTGGTGTGGACGTACGCGTTCCGGAACGCCATGCTGCCGGTGCTCACCATGTTGGCGATCGTGTACGGGTTCCTCCTAGGAGGCTCCGTGCTTGTCGAGACGGTGTTCGCGTGGCCGGGCCTCGGCCGGTATGCCTTCAACGCGGTCAGCGGGAACGACTACCCGGCCGTCCAGGGGTTCATCCTCTACGCGACGGTGATCTACGTCACCATTTTCATCGTGGTGGACGTCCTCTACGGCGTGCTCGACCCGCGCGTCGCGGCATGAACGCGGTGACCGGAGCCGGCAGCGCGCCGCGGCCGGCCTGGGGCGGCGCCGTCGATCTGCTGCGCGCGCACCCCGTGACGGCGGCCGGGGCCGTACTGATCGCACTCGTCGCGGTAGCCGGCCTCGCCGCGCCGGTCCTGGCCCCATACGACCCGCTTAGGACGGATCCCGGCGACACACTGCGAGCGCCGGGAGGCGCGCATCTCATGGGCACCGACGACTTCGGCGAGGACATTTGGTCCCGGGTGTTGTGGGGAGCGCGCATCGATCTGGAGATAGCGCTCGTCGCGGTCGCCGTGGCGCTGGCCCTGGGATGCACGCTGGGGGCGCTGGCGGGGTTCTCCGGTGGGTGGGTCGACGAAGCCGTGATGCGAAGCATGGACGTCCTGCAGGCCTTCCCCTCGTTCATCCTGGCCATGGGGATCGCCGCAGCGTTGGGCCCGAGCCTTCGAAACCTGATCCTGTCGGTGGCGCTGATCAACGTGGCGGTTTACGCCCGCCTGATGCGGGCCCGGCTACTAGTGGTGAAGCAGGCGATGTACGCGATGGCTGCGCGCGGCGCGGGGAACCCGCCGTGGCGGCTCCTGCTCGTACACCTGATCCCCAACTGCCTGACCCCGATCTTCGTGCAATCCAGCCTGCAGTCGGGGTGGGCGATCCTGACCGCGGCCGGCCTGTCGTTCGTCGGGCTCGGCGTCCGCGTTCCCGAGCCGGAGTGGGGCGTGATGGTGGCGATGGGCGTGGCGCGGATCACCTCCGGCTCCTGGTGGGTGTCGTTCTATCCGGGCCTCTGCATCGCGCTGGTGGTGATGGGCTTCAACCTGATCGGCGACGGTCTGCAGGATCTGCTGGATCCGCAAAGGCGGTAGCCGTGCTCGAGGTGCGGGACCTCGTGGTCGCGTTCCGTTCGGCGCGGGACTCCGCGACGGCCCTCCATGGGGTCGACCTGCGCCTTGCTCCGGGGAAGGTGACGGGCCTGGTCGGCGAAAGCGGCTGCGGCAAGACGGTGACGGCCCTCGCCGTGATGCGGCTTTTGCCGCCCACGGCCGAGATTCGGCGCGGGCGCGTTCTGCTCGAAGGGGCGGATCTCCTCACCCTGCCCGAGCGTCAGATGGAACGCGTCCGCGGCGCCCGCATCGCGATGATCTTTCAGCAGCCGCGCGCGTCCCTGAACCCGGTCTTCCCGATCGCGGCGCAACTCACCGACGTCCTCCGCCGGCACCGTGGCCTCACCGCCCGTGCAGCGACGGAGGAGGGACAGGCGCTGCTGGCACGGGTGGGACTGCCTCGCCCCGAGCGCGTCATGCAAGCGTACGCGCACCAGCTGTCCGGCGGGATGTGCCAGCGCGTGATGATCGCGCTGGCGCTGGCTTGCCGCCCGGCGGTGCTTGTCGCGGACGAGCCAACCACGGCGCTCGACGTCACGATCCAGCTGCAGATCGTCGAGCTGCTCAAAACGCTACAACGCGATCTGGGGCTCACGGTCCTGCTCATCACCCACGACCTCGGGCTCGTCGCGGAGATGTGCGACGAGGTGAGCGTGATGTATGCGGGTCGGATCGTCGAATCCGCCCCCGCCGCCACGCTGTTTCGCCGGCCGTTGCACCCGTACACTCGGGGGTTGATCGCCTCCCGCGTGCGCAGCGGCAGCCGCGCCCTTCCCGTGCCGATTCCGGGACGCGTGCCCGACCTCCACGAGATGCCACCGGGATGTCCGTTCCACCCACGGTGCCCCCTCGCCAGGGACCGATGCGCCGAAGACGACGCCGTCCCCGAGGCGGCCGATGCCCGCCACATGGTGCGCTGCCATTTCTGGGCGCAGGGGGCGGTCTAGATGCTCCGCGTCGAGCGCCTGCATAAGTTCTACGGTCCCCACGGCGTGGGGCCCCGGGCGCGGCACGTTGTCCACGCCGTGGACGGCATCGACGTCGCGATCGATGCGAGCGAGACGCTGGGCCTCGTCGGCGAGTCCGGCAGCGGCAAGTCTACCGCGGGCCGGTGCATTCTTCGGCTGGAAGAGCCCACGGCCGGACGCGTGGTCCTGGATGGCGTCGATGTGACGGCGGCGTCCGCGAATGCGCTGCGGAGGTTGCGCCCCCGGATGCAGATGGTCTACCAGGATCCCTACGACTCCCTGAATCCGCGGCTCCCGGTAGGCGCCCAGATCGCCGAACCGATCTGGCTGAACGGCCTCGCCTCGAGGGCACAAGCCGGTGCGCGAGTCCGCGCGCTGCTTGAGCAGGTGGGGCTCTCTCCCGATGTCGCGGGCCGGTATCCGCACCAGCTCTCCGGGGGGCAGCAGCAGCGGGTCGCCATCGCCCGCGCCCTGGCTCCGGAACCGCGCCTTCTGGTCCTCGATGAGCCGACCGCGTCACTCGACGTATCAATCCAGGCGCAGATCATGCAGCTGCTTGTCGAGATCCAGGCACGCCGGCAGCTCGGCTACCTGCTGATCTCGCACGATCTACCGCTCGTCAGCGCGCTCGCGCAGCACGTCGCGGTGATGTATCTCGGTCAGATCGTGGAGACGGGGCCCGTAGACGACATTTTTCACCGGCCCGCCCATCCGTACACGCGAGCGCTGCTCAGCGCGACGCCGCGAGATGCCCCCGGACAGGAAAAGCGGCGCATCCTGCTGCGGGGCGAGGTCACCTCGGCGATTGATCCCCTTGACACCTGCCGCTTGTACCCGCGCTGCCCGTTCGCTATGCCGCGGTGCGTCAGCCGTCCCGCCGCCCTCGTGCCGTTCGCGCCCAAGCGGGCGGTCCGGTGCCTTCGGTTTCTGGACGAGCAACGGGGAGGCACGTGGGACCCCGGGTCAATAGAAACGCCGCCGCCGCCCCGTGCATAGTTCCATCCGCCGCCTTGTCGGCGCCGGCGCCTGATCTCCCCATAGACGCCCCGAGCAACATTCCCACGCCTTGAATCGGAGTCACGATGTCCCTGGCAAGGAGGAAGTGGCCCGACGGGTGCGAGCGCGAGGGGTGGATGATATTCGGCGGATGCACCAGCAGGCGGCGTGCGATCGAAAGGAGGCGAAACTCAATGAGAAAGTACCGGTTGCAGGATATGTCCTGGATGGAGGCTGAAGAGGCATTCAAGCGATCAGATACGGCGATCGTGCCCGTCGGAACACTCCATGGACACGGCCCGACGCCCATAGGCATTGACGCTCGTTCCGTTGAGAAGTTGGCGGATGAAGTGGGGAGGAGAACCGGCTTGACGATCCTGCCGTTGATGGCCTATGGCGAAAACGACAAGATGAGAGACTATCCGGGATCGATTGCCATCGGTCAGCATGTGATGGAGGACGTCTACATCGATATCTGCCGGAGTCTATACAGGAATGGTGTCAGGAGAGTTGTCTTTCTCAACGGCCACGGTGGCAACCACGAGGTCTTAGTCGGGGCCGGTCGGGATGTGCGACCACTTGGAATGTTGGTCGCAATTGTGTCGTGGGGCTCCATCGAGAGGGCATTGAACCCAGCCCTCTTCTCGGAGGGCAATTTCACCTCATGGGCTGCGCTGTCGGAGCTGGCGGTTGCCATCGCCATAGATGGAGCGGACATCATTGATCTGAGAGCCGGTGGATACAAAGGAGAATGGGGTTCCGACCCGCTTGTGAGAAAACTGTTCGGCGAGAAGATCAAGCCGTTGGGTTTCAACACTTTCGAGTACGCGGGAGCGCAGGTGACGATCCCGGTCGATGCGTGGGATATCGATGTGGAAAGCCCCCCTGAGATAGAGAGGAGCGCATTCGACGGACTTCGGCGCAGAGGCGAGGAAACTATCGAACGCCAAGCTGAGTACATTTCGGCGTTCGTACGAGAATTCCAGAAAATCGACGTTTCCAAAGCTCTCGGAAAATCCTAAACGATAATCATCGTCGGCTGGGCATGCGTCCGTGGGGTTTCGAGGAATATTGGGATTGCTGACGCTGGTTACCGCCACATACCTTGCTGGTAGTGGGGATTGCAGGCCTATGGCGAAGGAAGCGGCTGGTAACAAGACAAGTTTGGCAAGAACGCCGAGGACAGCGACGTCGATATCTGCGTATGCTACATGCCCATCTTCTTCTATGATCCCTCGATGTCGGGGGGACTTACCAAAGAAGATGTCGGCATCACTGACTTACCGCATACTTACGCCCAGTTCAAGAACGAGGTCGGAGCGGCCCTGGTCGCCAAGTTCGGCGGGCGGGGCGTGACCCGGGGCAACAAGGCCTTTGACGTCCACGAGAGTACGGCGCGTGTCGACGCAGATGTGGTCCCGTGCTTTGAGCACCGGAGGTACACAAGAAGGACAACGTCGCCGCACACAACGTCCAACGGCACTCCGGGCGGAAGCCAAGCATCCGAGCGGGAAGAGGGGCTTCGACCGCGGACAGGATCGCCCAGGTGGACCGTGCCTGCTCACTAATGGGGCAGTTTGCAAATCAGCAGAACACGGGTCGCATGATACACGGTGGCCACACCGACTTCCCGTGCCAAGTTTTCGACATTAAGCCGTCCGCGGGGGGGTGTTCTTGCATTGAACCTGCCAGACCAGGAATCCCTAAAAGGTCTCATCCGCGCCTAATGGACGGAGTTCAGTTGGTACGGGAGTGAGAGTCTCGGGAGGACACGAACGAGCTTTCGTCGGGGGCTGCCAGGACGAGATCGGGCAAAGAGCCGGGCAGGGTCTTCCGATGGAAGGAGTTCCAGGAACTAAAATGGAAATTCCGATTATCTGTCTTATAGGGTACGACGTTGTTTAGATCTCCACCGGTCCGGCCACCAGAACCTCGACCTTCTTCTTGTCAAACGCTTGCGCACCAAAGTTCGCAGAGTACCATGAGTACTGCCAAAAATCTCGTGACCTTATAGAATTCGCATAGTGAGGTACCGGACTCGCTGGGCCATTCATGTGTAGGAGGTCGTCGATAGTCATCTGCAACGTCCACTTCCCGATCCGCACACCCGGCACGATACGGTTGTCGTCTGTGGTCTGGGATGCAGCCGGAGCAACGAGAAGCAGAAGTGACACTAGGACTAGGACGGCTGTCTTCATGTTCTCCACCCCCTTGGGGCCGTCCGGCGAAGTACCAAGAAGGTTTCTACAAGCCGGGGCCTCCAAGTCCTGCCGAACATCTCTAAGAGTATTGGCGGTGTCAAGCCTGCGGGCGAAGCATCGCCTCCTTGGCATCCCGTGATGCCTAAACGCCGGTGTTGTTCGTCGCGTAGAGCGTATCAGTCTTCCTTGCACCTCTTGCGGGCCGTGGTGTCACACATCTCTTCGAGCCGCAAGGCTCATGATGACGGATTCGACGTCATCTTCCGACAGAAGGCCCAGGGGCTGCCCATTCAGGGACGCGGTCCGAGGACCATGTTCGGCACCGGGCTCACCCCTGCGCCGCCTTCTGGCGGAGCATGGTCAGAAAATCGGTTTCCGTCTTCCAGACGTGATAGATGACCTCCGCGAGGCGGCGGGCCAAGGCGATCCGCGCGACCTTCTTCCCTTTGCGGCTCTGCACCGTGCGATACCAGGCCCGCAACGGCCCCGGCTGGCGGCACGCCTGGGTGGCGGCCGCAGTGAGGGCCCAGCGCAGGAGCCGATTACCTTCCTTGCTGATGTGCCCCGTCCGCACGCGGTCGGCACTGGCGCGGACGCGGGGGGTTAGTCCTGCGTAGCTAGCCAGGTGCTTAGCTGTGGGGAAGCGGTGAATGTGGCCCACCTCGAGAATGACGAGTATCGCGATGAAGGGACCGATCCCCGGAATCGTCCTGAGCCGCTGCACCCGAGGATCAGGTCCCCAGCGACGCGCTAGGTCTTCGTCGAGGCCGCGGATCTGCACATCAAGGACGTGGAGCAGCGCGATACAATGCTCACGGATGAGGCTCGGCATTGGA includes:
- a CDS encoding ABC transporter ATP-binding protein, which encodes MLEVRDLVVAFRSARDSATALHGVDLRLAPGKVTGLVGESGCGKTVTALAVMRLLPPTAEIRRGRVLLEGADLLTLPERQMERVRGARIAMIFQQPRASLNPVFPIAAQLTDVLRRHRGLTARAATEEGQALLARVGLPRPERVMQAYAHQLSGGMCQRVMIALALACRPAVLVADEPTTALDVTIQLQIVELLKTLQRDLGLTVLLITHDLGLVAEMCDEVSVMYAGRIVESAPAATLFRRPLHPYTRGLIASRVRSGSRALPVPIPGRVPDLHEMPPGCPFHPRCPLARDRCAEDDAVPEAADARHMVRCHFWAQGAV
- a CDS encoding ABC transporter permease, which encodes MVVATVVGVPLGVLGAVRAGSWIDHLVRVVAVAGVALPIFWLSLVLIYLLYSTWHLLPAPMGRLSPQSVPPHQVTGLLLVDSLLAGDGAAFIDAVRHLVLPVAVLAFAAVAPLARITRTSMLEILSSPHVRATRSLGIPARRVVWTYAFRNAMLPVLTMLAIVYGFLLGGSVLVETVFAWPGLGRYAFNAVSGNDYPAVQGFILYATVIYVTIFIVVDVLYGVLDPRVAA
- a CDS encoding ABC transporter permease, whose protein sequence is MNAVTGAGSAPRPAWGGAVDLLRAHPVTAAGAVLIALVAVAGLAAPVLAPYDPLRTDPGDTLRAPGGAHLMGTDDFGEDIWSRVLWGARIDLEIALVAVAVALALGCTLGALAGFSGGWVDEAVMRSMDVLQAFPSFILAMGIAAALGPSLRNLILSVALINVAVYARLMRARLLVVKQAMYAMAARGAGNPPWRLLLVHLIPNCLTPIFVQSSLQSGWAILTAAGLSFVGLGVRVPEPEWGVMVAMGVARITSGSWWVSFYPGLCIALVVMGFNLIGDGLQDLLDPQRR
- a CDS encoding ABC transporter substrate-binding protein, whose amino-acid sequence is MRPGRFRLASVAIVALLAAGLARATLAGAAPDVKQTLVVAVSRDMQNLDPTNASSDSFTLETLTNVYSWLIDYKVVKQPNGQTIGAANEFVGNLAESFRLTDGGKKLLVTLRRNLKFSNGDPVDANAVKFTYDRLFDQNATTAALTKMAEVRTKDAVRVVDDRTVEFGISEPNTLLLGNMSQYGHSILNPNVVRPHMTAADPSGHEWLKSNTKGTETGPYVLESWQPGVEFVLTRNPNFWGPPPRIARVVLRIVPDPSARLALLKSGDADIARDLAPLDEVQLLKDPNVTIYRFPTRIVSFLGMNASVAPFNNVKLRQAISYAIPYGTIIRSVMVGFARPLTSPVPSGMPTHTDEFFKYKTDPARAKALLAEAGFPSGTNLTFTSRADLAESKSISVWVKSALARTGVNVTINEMPGAAFTAALQKHELVFFHHPGWNSINNDPFYHVFWLLKSSCCDYTNYHNKEIDDLITKYTVSTDLKARADASRRIQEIATDEAAWVFLYQPDLVLATRKNVGGVVYYPADVRLRYYYLTKE
- a CDS encoding ABC transporter ATP-binding protein, which gives rise to MLRVERLHKFYGPHGVGPRARHVVHAVDGIDVAIDASETLGLVGESGSGKSTAGRCILRLEEPTAGRVVLDGVDVTAASANALRRLRPRMQMVYQDPYDSLNPRLPVGAQIAEPIWLNGLASRAQAGARVRALLEQVGLSPDVAGRYPHQLSGGQQQRVAIARALAPEPRLLVLDEPTASLDVSIQAQIMQLLVEIQARRQLGYLLISHDLPLVSALAQHVAVMYLGQIVETGPVDDIFHRPAHPYTRALLSATPRDAPGQEKRRILLRGEVTSAIDPLDTCRLYPRCPFAMPRCVSRPAALVPFAPKRAVRCLRFLDEQRGGTWDPGSIETPPPPRA
- a CDS encoding creatininase family protein, whose protein sequence is MSLARRKWPDGCEREGWMIFGGCTSRRRAIERRRNSMRKYRLQDMSWMEAEEAFKRSDTAIVPVGTLHGHGPTPIGIDARSVEKLADEVGRRTGLTILPLMAYGENDKMRDYPGSIAIGQHVMEDVYIDICRSLYRNGVRRVVFLNGHGGNHEVLVGAGRDVRPLGMLVAIVSWGSIERALNPALFSEGNFTSWAALSELAVAIAIDGADIIDLRAGGYKGEWGSDPLVRKLFGEKIKPLGFNTFEYAGAQVTIPVDAWDIDVESPPEIERSAFDGLRRRGEETIERQAEYISAFVREFQKIDVSKALGKS